The Kribbella sp. NBC_00662 nucleotide sequence CGTGATGGTCGGGGTCATGTCGATGACGTCAGTACACCTGCGGCACCACGGCGCTTCCCTGACCATCGTGGGGTTCGTCATCAGCGGTCACGTCGCCGGCATGTATGCCCTGTCGCCAGTGACCGGGTGGCTGGCAGACCGGCTCGGACGCATCCCCACGATCGGCATCGGCCTCGGAGTACTCGCAGTTGCGATGACGCTGGCCGCTGTCGCGCCGGACGATGCGCATGCGCTCACCGGGCTCGCTCTGTTCACGCTGGGCCTCGGCTGGTCCGCTTGTCTGGTCGCCGGATCGACTCTGCTCTCCCGATCGGTCCCGGAAGGCATCCGCACCTCCGCACAGGGCCTGTCCGACCTCACCATGGGTGTCCTGGCTTCCCTTTCGGGCACTGCTGCCGGACCGGTCCTGGCCTACCTCGGCTTCCACTGGCTGGCCATCTTCTGCGGGCTGCTCCTGATCCCGGCCGCCCTGACCGCCGCGCTAACCAAGCAGCAGATGCAGCGTGCGTGAGCCCGGCCGGAAGCCGATGCTCTGATAGAGCGCCCGCGCCTGCGGGTACCCGTCGTCACCCCGCGGACAGACGACAGCCTTGGTCCCGCCTGCTTCCTGCAGCGCATGCAGTGCGGCCAGGTTGACCGCCGCACCGAGCCCACGCCTCCGGTACGCCGGAGCGCACCCGACCGGCTCGACCAGCCCTACCTGATGCTGTTCGTCCAGCCAGATCAACGCCGAGGCGACGAACTCGCCTGCCTCGTTCTCCACCACCCAGTCCAGCTCGGGTCGGTAGGGCCAGGTCGACATCACCTCGGCCATGTCGTCGTCGGTCACGTTCGACGGCCCTAGGTCGGACCAGGCTGCGCGGTGTGCAGCACCCCGCTTGGCCACCTCGTCCTGCCGCGCGTGCCGCAGCGTCAGCCCTTCGGGCACGACTGGTTCGGCCAGTGCGTCCAGCGAGATCCAGTGATGGGTGAAGTACGGTGCATCGCCGTCCAGCCGGAAGCCGGCGGACTCCAACGCAGTCAGCAGATGCTTCTCGGTCTCCAGTACGCCGGCAGCCAGCTTCGGCCCGTGTGCTCTCGCCTGGAACCACTCGACGACCGTGGCGGCGAGCTCCGGCCGGTCCGGGTCCACGGTCATCAGGAGATGGCCCGGCTGCGCCAGCCACCCCCACGCAACGACCTCGTCCCCGTCACGCCAGACCGCCGTACGCCAGTTGTCCGCCGACCGGCGGGCGTTCACGCTGCGCTCCCAGGCCACGTCTCCGAGGTGTAGCCGAGAGGCCGGGCTCCAGGTCCGGTGGACGAGCTCCTGCATGTCGCTGAGGCCGTCACGGCCGGCGTACTCGGTCATCTGCACGGAGCGCAGCATCGCAGTGGGAGGGGGTCGACTCAACTGCATTAGGCTCGAACCTCGTGAGTATCGCGGAGGGCGGGATCCCCAGTCCCAACATCTGGCACCACCCGAAGGTGTACGAGATCGAGAACCGGGGCGTGGACCCGGACGGGGTGATCGAGCCGGCGATGCGGGCGGTGCGGGACTGGGCCGGCGCGACTGTGCTCGACATCGGCTGCGGCACCGGATTCCACCTGCCGAAGTTCGCCGCGACGGCCGCGCGGGTGATCGGCGTGGAGCCTCATGGCGCGCTGGCCGACGCCGCCCGTCGACGGACGCAGGCCTTGCCGAACGTCGAAGTACGGCAGGGGACGGCGCAGCGCCTGCCGGTGCCGGACTCGTCGATCGACGTGATGCACGCGCGCTGGGCGTACTTCTTCGGACCGGGCTGTGAACCCGGGCTGGCCGAACTGGACCGGGTGATGCGGCACGGCGGGACAGCGTTCGTGATCGACAACGACGGCAGCCGGTCGACGTTCGGCAGCTGGTTCAGCACGTCGTACCCGATGATCAAGCCGGCCGAGGTGGAGCGCTTCTGGACCGACCGCGGATGGCATCGGACGCCGCTGGACATGGGCTGGCGGTTCGAGTCGCGCCAGGACTTCGAGGCCGTGGTGAAGATCGAGTTCACCCCGAAGGACGCCAAGCGGATCCTCGACTCGCACGTGGGGTCCGAAGTCGACTATGCGATCAACCTCTGGAGCAAGATCTTCTAGCGACACTCTGTGGTCTGCAGGCGGACCCACAGTACTCATAGGGTTGACGGACCATGGACGGTCTGCTGCTCGAACGCGTACCGGGGCTGCCGGAGCGGCTCCGGATCGACGTAGGCGAGCAGCGTGCGGTCGTCGTACCGCAGGCCGCTGGTCGTCGACGGCTGGCCGACGTACTGATCGGACTGGAGGACCCACCGCCCGGTGCGGTCGTGCTGAAGGGCGGACCGGTCCGGCTGGTACCGGCGGAAGGCGGACTGCTCCCCCACCTGACCGTCCTCGGCAATGTGATGCACGGCCATCGCACGACGCATCAGGTGACCAAGCAGGCTGCCCGGGACGAGAGCCTGGTCAAGGTGATCGGTTGTGGTCTCGAAGACGTGCAGAACCGCTACCCGCACGAGATCACGCCAGGTCGTCGCCGACTCGCCGGCGTGGCCCGGGCACTCGGCGCATACCCGCGAGCGATCGTGCTGGAGGACGCGACCGGCCTGCCCACCTGGGGATCGCTCCTCTCGATCCGCCCCAACCCAGACCTCGCCTCGGTCGCCTTGCTGCTCATCACGACCAGCGCGACACGCATCACCGGGTTCGACGATGCCGAGTAGCCGCAGAGCGTTCCTCGGCGCTGCAGGAGCTCTTCTCCTGACCGGGTGTTCGAGTGACGTGCTGGGACTGCGGCGTGCAGTTCGCGTGGCCGTCAGTTGGAGCGGGCAGGAGCTACGCGCGTTCCACAAGGTCCTCGATGGTCTGGGCACGCTGGACTACCCCGTCGAGGTCGTACCGCTCGGCGACGACATCTCCACCGCGTTCGGTGCACGGTCCACGCGCCGGCCGGACATCGTCATGCTCCCGCAGCCAGGTCTGGTCCCGCGTCATCTCGGCGACCTGGAGCCGATGCCCGACGACCTGGCTCCGCTCGGACAGGCCCGGCTGTGGAAGGACCTCCTGACCCACGACGGGACGACGTACGGCGTGCCGTTCAAGACTGCTCACAAGTCGGCGGTCTGGTATCGGCCGTCGGTGTTCGAACAGGTCGGCGTACAACCGCCCCGACTGTGGTCGGAGTGGCTGACCCTGAACCGGACGCTGACGCAGGCGGGCATCACGCCGTTGTCACTGGCCGCAGGTGACGGCTGGGTGCTCACCGACTTCCTCGAGAACGTCTTGCTGGGCATCGCGCCCAGCGTCTACGTAGACCTGGCCGCCGCGACCGATCCGCGTCCGTCGCGACAGCCGCAGTTCGCTGCGGCACTCCGGTTGCTGGGGTCCATGTGGTCGGCGCCTGGAGTCTTGGCGGGCGGTGTGAAGGAGTCACTCGTCCAGCAGTTCCCGGATGCGCTGATCGAGGTGTTCGGCCATCGCAGAGCCGCGATGGTGCTGGCATCCGACTTCGCCGAACC carries:
- a CDS encoding GNAT family N-acetyltransferase, whose translation is MTEYAGRDGLSDMQELVHRTWSPASRLHLGDVAWERSVNARRSADNWRTAVWRDGDEVVAWGWLAQPGHLLMTVDPDRPELAATVVEWFQARAHGPKLAAGVLETEKHLLTALESAGFRLDGDAPYFTHHWISLDALAEPVVPEGLTLRHARQDEVAKRGAAHRAAWSDLGPSNVTDDDMAEVMSTWPYRPELDWVVENEAGEFVASALIWLDEQHQVGLVEPVGCAPAYRRRGLGAAVNLAALHALQEAGGTKAVVCPRGDDGYPQARALYQSIGFRPGSRTLHLLLG
- a CDS encoding class I SAM-dependent methyltransferase, with protein sequence MSIAEGGIPSPNIWHHPKVYEIENRGVDPDGVIEPAMRAVRDWAGATVLDIGCGTGFHLPKFAATAARVIGVEPHGALADAARRRTQALPNVEVRQGTAQRLPVPDSSIDVMHARWAYFFGPGCEPGLAELDRVMRHGGTAFVIDNDGSRSTFGSWFSTSYPMIKPAEVERFWTDRGWHRTPLDMGWRFESRQDFEAVVKIEFTPKDAKRILDSHVGSEVDYAINLWSKIF
- a CDS encoding ABC transporter substrate-binding protein translates to MAVSWSGQELRAFHKVLDGLGTLDYPVEVVPLGDDISTAFGARSTRRPDIVMLPQPGLVPRHLGDLEPMPDDLAPLGQARLWKDLLTHDGTTYGVPFKTAHKSAVWYRPSVFEQVGVQPPRLWSEWLTLNRTLTQAGITPLSLAAGDGWVLTDFLENVLLGIAPSVYVDLAAATDPRPSRQPQFAAALRLLGSMWSAPGVLAGGVKESLVQQFPDALIEVFGHRRAAMVLASDFAEPVVRSFAADPKDIGLFTFPPMSPGAAAPVVVGGDVMVLPKPTRDDARDLVRRLSAPDAPDPWIKEGGFLVDGRVSGYSPELTRLAVQLTKPGEQLQFDLSDQLGRLGDINGLWRVLTDFLIQVGGRGGDVPGAVDDAIDELRRVEES